In Haloarcula sp. H-GB4, a single genomic region encodes these proteins:
- the folP gene encoding dihydropteroate synthase yields MEFHEAANFLFELRRFAPRAGTDATQDLLSSLGDPQEGLRCVQIAGSNGKGSTARMVERTLREAGLDVGLYTSPHLDDVRERIRINGRKLSEAALVEFVESVRSYVTEQGAANDSPTFFETMTAMALWEFARQDVDVAVLEVGIGGRYDATSVVDPVASAVTSVTLEHTHILGDTVEEIAHDKAHVAPDDTPLVTGTTGDALAAVRDVADEVVTVGEGDDADVTAMYGGREGLEGSVSVDGPDWSVDTYLPLLGAHQAQNAGIAATLCQQVADVSQTNLERGLRNAHWPGRFEVMNESPLVVLDGAHNPGSIERTAETLSSFDYDDLHVVIGAMVDKDHERIATALPDPDHVVACQPNVDRAESHHVVAAAVENATDATVETCSDVTGALDIALDAAESGDAVLVVGSLYAVREARTNWSRSLVPKQVDSLAEAREAIESAHVTAAGAQRMRGKGVHRVLHTRVQPRQAQYLKEELLSLGGECAISGLSGQDEEAIDVVTMATMAQYKRLAEKLDGQPYGLASFADELRTALSIQQPEPDTSTTYPWDDGTAVMGICNITPDSFHDGGEYNAVEDAVARAERMVEAGADILDIGGESTRPGAEPVPAEEEIDRVVPVIERLSELDVAISVDTRKAPVARAALDAGADILNDVSGLEDPEMRLVAAEYDVPVVVMHSIETPVDPDSDIHYDDVVEDCIDQLTERVLLAEKAGLDRDQIIVDPGVGFGKSPTEDFELLDRLSEFEALGCPILVGHSHKSLFGLVGQEAGDCLEATIAGTTLAAERGADIVRVHDVPENVAAVRVAEAARDPQKFED; encoded by the coding sequence ATGGAGTTCCACGAGGCCGCGAACTTCCTCTTCGAGTTGCGCCGGTTCGCCCCGCGAGCCGGCACTGATGCCACGCAGGACCTGCTATCGTCGCTCGGTGACCCACAGGAGGGCCTTCGCTGCGTCCAGATTGCGGGGTCCAACGGGAAGGGGTCCACCGCGCGGATGGTCGAACGAACGTTGCGGGAAGCCGGTCTCGATGTCGGACTGTACACGTCGCCACATCTCGACGACGTGCGCGAGCGGATCCGTATCAACGGCCGGAAGCTCTCCGAAGCCGCCCTCGTTGAGTTCGTCGAGTCGGTCCGGTCGTACGTGACCGAACAGGGCGCGGCCAACGACTCGCCCACTTTCTTCGAGACGATGACCGCGATGGCACTGTGGGAGTTCGCCCGACAGGACGTCGACGTGGCGGTGCTGGAAGTCGGTATCGGCGGCCGATACGACGCTACGAGCGTGGTCGATCCGGTCGCCAGCGCTGTCACGTCTGTGACGCTCGAACACACTCACATTCTCGGCGATACTGTCGAGGAAATCGCCCACGACAAGGCCCACGTCGCCCCAGACGACACTCCGCTGGTGACCGGGACGACTGGCGACGCGCTCGCCGCCGTCCGCGATGTCGCTGACGAGGTGGTGACTGTCGGCGAGGGCGACGACGCCGACGTGACGGCCATGTACGGCGGTCGCGAGGGGCTGGAGGGGTCAGTCTCGGTCGACGGCCCCGACTGGAGTGTCGATACCTATCTCCCGCTTCTGGGCGCACATCAGGCACAGAACGCCGGAATCGCCGCCACGCTATGCCAGCAAGTCGCGGATGTCTCACAGACGAATCTTGAACGCGGCCTGCGAAACGCCCATTGGCCCGGTCGGTTCGAGGTGATGAACGAGTCGCCGCTGGTCGTCCTCGACGGTGCTCACAATCCCGGAAGCATCGAACGCACCGCGGAGACACTGTCCTCGTTCGACTACGACGACCTCCACGTCGTTATCGGCGCGATGGTGGACAAGGACCACGAACGCATCGCCACGGCGCTGCCGGACCCGGACCACGTCGTCGCCTGTCAGCCAAACGTCGACCGGGCAGAGTCCCATCACGTCGTCGCGGCTGCGGTAGAGAACGCGACCGACGCCACAGTTGAGACGTGTAGCGACGTTACAGGGGCGCTCGATATCGCACTCGACGCCGCAGAGTCCGGTGATGCGGTCCTCGTGGTGGGGTCGCTGTACGCCGTGCGGGAGGCCCGGACTAACTGGTCGCGGTCGCTGGTCCCCAAACAGGTCGACTCGCTGGCCGAGGCCCGCGAGGCCATCGAGAGCGCCCACGTCACCGCGGCCGGGGCCCAGCGGATGCGGGGGAAGGGCGTCCACCGCGTCCTGCACACTCGCGTCCAGCCGCGACAGGCCCAGTATCTCAAGGAGGAACTGCTATCGCTGGGCGGCGAATGTGCGATTTCAGGCCTGAGCGGGCAGGACGAGGAGGCCATCGATGTGGTCACGATGGCGACGATGGCCCAGTACAAACGCCTCGCGGAGAAACTTGACGGCCAGCCCTACGGACTCGCTTCGTTCGCCGACGAACTACGGACGGCACTGTCTATCCAGCAGCCAGAGCCCGACACGTCGACGACGTATCCCTGGGACGACGGGACAGCCGTCATGGGCATCTGCAACATCACCCCGGACTCCTTCCACGACGGCGGCGAGTACAACGCCGTCGAGGACGCCGTCGCCCGCGCCGAGCGGATGGTCGAAGCGGGTGCGGACATCCTCGATATCGGCGGGGAGTCGACCCGCCCCGGTGCCGAACCGGTCCCGGCTGAGGAGGAAATCGACCGCGTCGTCCCGGTTATCGAGCGGCTGTCGGAGCTAGATGTCGCCATCTCCGTCGACACGCGGAAAGCCCCTGTCGCGCGGGCGGCACTCGATGCTGGCGCGGACATCCTGAACGACGTCTCCGGCCTCGAAGACCCCGAAATGCGCCTCGTCGCCGCCGAGTACGACGTGCCGGTGGTTGTGATGCATTCCATCGAGACACCAGTCGACCCCGACAGCGACATCCACTACGACGACGTAGTCGAGGACTGCATCGACCAACTGACGGAGCGCGTCTTGCTCGCTGAAAAGGCCGGACTTGACCGCGACCAGATTATCGTCGACCCCGGCGTTGGCTTCGGGAAATCGCCCACGGAAGATTTCGAACTGCTCGACCGCCTCTCGGAGTTCGAGGCACTCGGCTGCCCGATTCTGGTTGGGCACTCCCACAAGTCACTGTTCGGGCTGGTCGGGCAGGAGGCGGGCGACTGTCTGGAGGCAACCATCGCCGGGACGACGCTGGCGGCCGAGCGAGGGGCCGACATCGTTCGTGTCCACGACGTCCCGGAGAACGTTGCCGCCGTTCGCGTCGCCGAGGCAGCCCGCGATCCACAGAAGTTCGAGGACTGA
- the purH gene encoding bifunctional phosphoribosylaminoimidazolecarboxamide formyltransferase/IMP cyclohydrolase, producing the protein MKLAGMASNRGRNLMNIADRAPGGAEFAVVLTNDADAPVLEAAAERGIPTEVVERDADESRQSHEERVLDALSEYDFDLVTLDGYMRVLSETFLEGTPTALNVHPSLLPNFTGANAHEQVLDAGVKVTGCTVHVLDESVDGGPIVTQEPIPVFEDDDEDSLKERVLYEGEFTAYPRVIEWFAEDRVTIDWDEGTVSVEGDEGGDFPARRIVSDDLASSLRYGENPHQNAALYTDTTVSEASVVHADQLNEGAKALSYNNYNDADGALNLIKEFEEPAAAVIKHTNPAGCATADTVADAYEKALSTDPMSAFGGIVALNRECDAATAEQIIDSFKEVVVAPGYTDAALDVLFEKDNLRVLDVNENFEVTDSLTEKPLVGGRLVQERDTQHLSADDLEVVTERDPTDEQIKSMLFAWHTLKHVKSNGILFADGTETVGIGMGQVSRVDAVRLAAMKADEHAEGKDAEGAVMASDAFFPFPDGIEEAADAGIEAVIQPGGSKNDESVIEAADEHDIAMVFTGQRSFRHD; encoded by the coding sequence ATGAAACTCGCCGGTATGGCCAGTAACCGTGGCCGAAATCTCATGAACATCGCGGACCGCGCCCCAGGCGGGGCGGAGTTCGCCGTCGTTCTGACTAACGACGCGGATGCGCCGGTACTCGAAGCAGCCGCCGAGCGCGGCATCCCGACCGAAGTCGTCGAGCGCGATGCGGACGAGTCGCGCCAGTCCCACGAAGAGCGTGTTCTCGACGCCCTTTCGGAGTACGACTTCGACCTCGTCACGCTGGACGGCTACATGCGCGTCCTCAGCGAGACGTTCCTCGAAGGGACACCGACCGCGTTGAACGTCCATCCGAGTCTCCTGCCGAATTTCACCGGAGCGAACGCCCACGAGCAGGTCCTCGACGCCGGCGTGAAGGTGACGGGCTGTACCGTCCACGTCCTTGATGAGAGCGTCGACGGCGGTCCCATCGTCACACAGGAGCCAATCCCCGTCTTCGAGGACGACGACGAGGACAGCCTCAAGGAGCGCGTCCTCTATGAAGGTGAGTTCACCGCCTACCCGCGCGTCATCGAGTGGTTCGCCGAGGACCGCGTCACCATCGACTGGGATGAAGGGACGGTTTCGGTAGAAGGCGATGAGGGCGGCGACTTCCCTGCCCGCCGCATCGTCTCGGATGACTTGGCATCGAGTCTGCGTTACGGGGAGAACCCCCATCAGAACGCCGCGCTGTACACCGACACGACTGTTTCGGAGGCCAGCGTCGTCCACGCCGACCAGCTCAACGAGGGCGCGAAGGCGCTGTCGTACAACAACTACAACGACGCCGACGGCGCGTTGAACCTCATCAAGGAGTTCGAGGAGCCAGCCGCCGCAGTCATCAAACACACTAACCCGGCCGGCTGTGCGACTGCTGACACCGTGGCTGACGCCTACGAGAAGGCGCTGTCGACGGACCCGATGAGCGCCTTCGGCGGTATCGTCGCGCTGAACCGCGAGTGCGACGCCGCCACCGCCGAGCAGATCATCGACTCCTTCAAGGAAGTCGTCGTCGCGCCCGGCTACACCGACGCCGCGCTCGATGTGCTGTTCGAGAAGGACAATCTCCGCGTTCTCGATGTGAACGAGAACTTCGAGGTCACCGACAGCCTGACCGAGAAGCCCCTCGTCGGGGGCCGGCTGGTGCAGGAACGGGACACCCAACACCTGTCGGCCGACGATCTGGAAGTCGTCACCGAGCGCGACCCGACCGACGAGCAGATCAAGTCGATGCTGTTCGCCTGGCACACGCTCAAACACGTCAAGTCCAACGGCATCCTCTTCGCCGACGGGACGGAAACAGTCGGCATCGGCATGGGGCAAGTGTCCCGCGTCGACGCCGTCCGACTGGCCGCGATGAAAGCCGATGAACACGCCGAAGGGAAGGACGCCGAGGGCGCTGTGATGGCCTCGGACGCCTTCTTCCCGTTTCCGGACGGTATCGAGGAGGCTGCCGACGCCGGTATCGAAGCTGTCATCCAGCCCGGCGGCTCGAAGAACGACGAGAGCGTCATCGAGGCCGCGGACGAACACGACATCGCGATGGTGTTCACCGGCCAGCGGTCGTTCAGACACGACTGA
- a CDS encoding zinc-dependent alcohol dehydrogenase family protein gives MQAVLLEEFQEPLTVQDVERPEPEPDGAVAEVIGCGICRSDWHCWQGDWDWFGYRPDPPHVLGHEPTGRIVSVGDDVENVEEGQEVAIPFNFACGSCDLCRNGRENICENHIGLGFMNQAPGAFAEEVHIPNADLNAVPLPDGIDAESAAGMGCRFMTSFHAMAHRAPVSAGDDVVIHGCGGIGLSAVHIANALGGNVIGVDLMDEKLERAEDLGAVATVNAQEVDDPAKEVRDITDGGADVSADALGIATTCQNAVNSLRKGGTHVQIGLTTSEEEGMVSLPTDEFVAKEIDFKGSLGLQPSRYSEMLDMVESSKLDPTALVEDTVDIHQVPDELAAMSDYNTVGIPVCNEFSN, from the coding sequence ATGCAAGCAGTACTACTAGAAGAGTTTCAGGAACCGCTAACAGTACAGGACGTCGAACGTCCCGAGCCAGAGCCAGACGGTGCCGTCGCCGAGGTCATCGGCTGTGGTATCTGCCGGTCTGACTGGCACTGCTGGCAGGGGGACTGGGACTGGTTCGGCTACCGGCCTGATCCGCCACACGTCCTCGGCCACGAGCCGACAGGCCGTATCGTCTCCGTCGGCGATGATGTCGAAAACGTCGAGGAGGGTCAGGAGGTCGCAATCCCGTTCAATTTCGCCTGCGGGAGCTGTGACCTCTGCCGGAACGGGCGTGAAAACATCTGTGAGAACCACATCGGACTCGGGTTCATGAATCAGGCGCCCGGCGCGTTCGCCGAGGAGGTCCACATCCCCAACGCCGACCTCAACGCCGTGCCGCTCCCGGACGGTATCGACGCCGAGTCAGCCGCCGGCATGGGCTGTCGGTTCATGACCTCGTTCCACGCGATGGCCCACCGGGCACCGGTCAGTGCCGGCGACGACGTTGTCATCCACGGCTGCGGTGGTATCGGGCTCTCGGCGGTCCACATCGCGAACGCGCTTGGGGGCAACGTCATCGGCGTCGACCTGATGGACGAGAAACTGGAGCGCGCCGAAGACCTCGGCGCTGTCGCCACCGTCAATGCACAGGAGGTGGACGACCCCGCAAAGGAAGTCAGGGACATCACTGACGGCGGGGCCGACGTGTCCGCAGACGCGCTCGGCATCGCAACGACCTGCCAGAACGCCGTGAACTCACTGCGTAAGGGCGGGACGCACGTCCAGATCGGACTGACCACCAGCGAAGAGGAAGGGATGGTGTCGCTCCCGACCGACGAGTTCGTTGCCAAAGAAATCGACTTCAAAGGGTCGCTCGGCCTCCAGCCGTCGCGGTACAGCGAAATGCTGGACATGGTTGAGTCGAGCAAACTCGACCCGACCGCGCTGGTCGAGGACACGGTCGACATCCACCAAGTCCCCGACGAACTGGCCGCGATGAGCGACTACAACACGGTCGGTATCCCGGTCTGCAACGAGTTCAGCAACTAG
- a CDS encoding formate/nitrite transporter family protein, with the protein MADNEDREEAVRDAVDVSRSGAPAGGSVIRDRFSADEIFQRIIVAADEEVTVGTRELFFAGIAGGFAITVTFMLYASLYAKTGGDPILSALLYPLGFVFIILGDYQLYTENTLPPVALVLERLASLPSLLRIWGVVLVSNVFGGMLGALALATTDVLSDDAAAAAAGFAQKAIETSQLALFSKAVFAGLIVAGVVWVDYSLRDSISRLVLIYISFLAIPFGNLYHVVVSATEMFYLVFIGELALSVGLWQFVLPVLLGNSVGGVVLVTVVNYFHTTERRLETARDEGPKRQLTLREWVWGGWSASGRSYVPATDEVPRTDPESREKER; encoded by the coding sequence ATGGCAGATAATGAAGACAGAGAGGAGGCTGTCCGCGACGCTGTGGACGTCTCTCGAAGCGGTGCGCCGGCGGGTGGGAGTGTCATCCGGGACCGGTTCTCCGCTGACGAGATATTCCAGCGCATCATCGTCGCGGCAGATGAGGAGGTAACAGTTGGGACCCGCGAACTGTTCTTCGCCGGGATCGCGGGTGGGTTCGCTATCACTGTGACGTTCATGCTGTACGCGTCGCTGTATGCGAAAACCGGTGGCGACCCGATATTGAGCGCGCTCCTGTATCCGCTCGGGTTCGTTTTCATCATTCTCGGGGATTACCAACTCTACACCGAAAACACGCTCCCGCCTGTCGCGCTCGTCCTCGAGCGGCTGGCGAGTCTCCCGTCGCTGCTTCGCATCTGGGGCGTCGTTCTGGTGTCGAATGTCTTCGGCGGGATGCTCGGGGCGCTCGCACTGGCGACGACCGATGTCCTTTCCGATGACGCAGCGGCGGCTGCCGCCGGCTTCGCCCAGAAAGCAATCGAGACATCGCAGCTAGCGCTGTTCTCGAAGGCAGTGTTCGCCGGGCTCATCGTCGCCGGCGTCGTCTGGGTCGATTACTCGCTGCGGGACAGCATCTCGCGGCTCGTGTTGATATACATCTCCTTCTTGGCGATCCCGTTCGGAAACCTCTACCACGTCGTTGTCTCCGCGACAGAGATGTTCTATCTGGTTTTCATCGGTGAGCTGGCGCTGTCTGTTGGCCTCTGGCAGTTCGTTCTGCCGGTACTCTTGGGCAACTCTGTCGGTGGCGTCGTCCTCGTGACCGTCGTCAACTACTTCCATACGACCGAACGGCGGCTCGAAACGGCGCGGGACGAAGGACCCAAGCGCCAGCTCACTCTCCGAGAGTGGGTCTGGGGCGGGTGGTCCGCTTCCGGGCGCTCGTACGTCCCTGCGACTGACGAGGTTCCCAGAACTGATCCGGAGTCACGAGAGAAAGAGCGCTGA
- a CDS encoding globin-coupled sensor protein, which yields MAFQSESTGSRKRITKSDRSGVDGGTLTDRIGLDTREIHWRKDFTGFDESDADNLTAMADETNARAESVVDDFYDHLQSFDETVEIFGRSTKSVDQLKNTQSQYLRDLVAGTYDKQYFENRARIGKIHDMLDLGPKIYLGAYTIYFEHFLRTIVEDLQSGDAARDEALEEMQSRALSVFKLLNLDQQVAMDTYIDSYSQRLESAIDDQQALMEGVESGLQGPIDELSTSAEEVAQTNQQINAAAESQSESMDEVAGEVADMSATIEEIASTAEEVASTSTSAEQKAERGNEAAQQAATMMNEVDDAVDTVSADIAGLQEQADEIDDIVEVINDIADQTNMLALNASIEAARAGEAGDGFAVVADEIKTLAGDSQEHANQIEDTVTEIQDETVDAVESLETVTEQVTEGIDQVETAAERLEEIVSAVNEASQGIQEVSAATDDQAASTEAVASMVDELSSGIDDISAQLDDLAATNEKQTEKIQDVAETARRLDTDTA from the coding sequence ATGGCATTCCAGAGCGAGAGTACGGGCTCTCGGAAACGCATCACTAAATCTGACAGGTCTGGCGTCGACGGCGGGACGCTGACCGATCGCATTGGACTTGACACCAGAGAGATACACTGGCGGAAGGATTTTACTGGATTTGACGAGTCTGACGCCGACAATCTCACCGCGATGGCAGATGAGACGAACGCCCGGGCGGAATCTGTCGTCGACGACTTCTACGATCACCTCCAGTCGTTCGACGAGACTGTCGAGATTTTTGGGCGATCCACCAAGTCAGTCGACCAGCTGAAAAACACGCAGTCACAGTACCTCCGGGACCTCGTCGCCGGGACCTACGACAAACAGTACTTCGAGAATCGGGCCCGTATCGGGAAGATTCACGATATGCTCGACCTCGGGCCGAAGATCTATCTCGGGGCCTACACCATCTATTTCGAACACTTCCTGCGGACAATCGTCGAAGACCTGCAATCGGGCGACGCTGCCCGGGACGAAGCGCTCGAAGAAATGCAGTCGCGGGCGCTGTCAGTGTTCAAACTGTTGAACCTCGACCAGCAGGTCGCGATGGACACCTACATCGACTCATACAGTCAGCGACTTGAATCAGCAATCGATGACCAACAAGCGCTGATGGAGGGGGTCGAGAGCGGACTGCAGGGGCCTATCGACGAACTGAGCACCTCAGCCGAAGAGGTCGCGCAGACGAACCAGCAGATCAACGCCGCTGCCGAGAGCCAGTCCGAGTCAATGGACGAAGTGGCGGGCGAGGTTGCGGATATGAGCGCGACAATCGAAGAGATCGCCTCGACCGCCGAAGAGGTCGCAAGTACTAGCACATCGGCCGAACAGAAGGCTGAACGCGGGAACGAAGCCGCACAGCAGGCCGCGACTATGATGAATGAGGTCGACGACGCCGTCGACACGGTTTCGGCTGATATCGCGGGCCTGCAGGAGCAAGCCGACGAAATCGATGACATCGTCGAAGTGATAAACGACATCGCTGACCAGACCAATATGCTCGCGCTGAACGCCTCCATCGAGGCCGCACGTGCCGGCGAAGCGGGCGATGGGTTTGCTGTTGTCGCCGACGAAATCAAGACGCTCGCGGGCGATTCACAGGAACACGCGAACCAGATCGAAGACACCGTCACGGAGATTCAGGACGAGACTGTCGATGCCGTCGAGAGCCTCGAAACCGTGACTGAGCAGGTGACGGAGGGTATCGATCAGGTCGAGACGGCAGCTGAACGACTCGAAGAGATCGTTTCGGCGGTCAACGAGGCGTCACAGGGCATTCAGGAAGTCTCTGCGGCGACCGACGACCAAGCGGCGTCGACAGAAGCGGTCGCCAGCATGGTCGACGAACTGTCGAGCGGGATCGACGATATATCGGCACAACTCGACGACCTCGCGGCGACGAACGAGAAGCAGACGGAGAAGATTCAGGACGTAGCCGAAACCGCGCGTCGACTCGACACAGATACGGCGTAA
- a CDS encoding DEAD/DEAH box helicase has translation MTDEEPADRDDDSDSTPELELDAVYDAIDAVGRPHLTATEFSRKTDLTPDEARAELERLADDGDIERQDVSEVESVWYPTDIAEVTDRERVVLFPDRREVVVEHPEQFTRAQLSQFARLQDTNRSGGYVYELREEDIWAAPHESLDDLLTTMRDVLGERSPHLEEWVTSQWERARKFRLKTHEDGYVVLEAESDDLMGNVARPKLDDDHLRAPISDSESWVNEDATAEIKRTLYEAGYPVRDDRDLETGDAIDMDLRLRLRDYQQDWVERFTEQGSGVFVGPPGSGKTVAAMGAMAAISGETLILVPSRELATQWHDELVRHTSLTDDDIGEYHGGEKSIRPVTIATYRTAGMDRHRKLFDQRKWGLIVFDEVHHVPSPIHRRSADLQTKHRLGLTATPTRESDDEEEIFTLIGPPIGTDWGKLFDEGYVAEPEVEIRLVPWGNETEQSEYSSTSGHDRRQAAASNTGKIDEIRYALAENPAAKALVFIEYLDQGEAISEAIDAPFISGETPHARREKLFDEFRRGELNTLVVSRVGDEGIDLPDAELALVASGLGGSRRQGAQRAGRTMRPAGDARMVILATRGTTEEDFVRRQMRHLASKGIRVTETEAEAVEPPAKTE, from the coding sequence AGAACTGGAGCGTCTCGCCGACGACGGCGACATCGAGCGCCAGGACGTTTCCGAGGTCGAGTCCGTGTGGTATCCGACAGACATCGCCGAAGTGACCGACCGCGAGCGTGTAGTTCTGTTTCCCGACCGGCGGGAGGTCGTCGTCGAACACCCCGAACAGTTCACACGAGCACAGCTCTCACAGTTCGCCCGCTTGCAGGACACCAACCGTTCGGGCGGGTACGTGTACGAACTCCGCGAGGAGGACATCTGGGCCGCGCCCCACGAGTCCTTAGACGACCTTCTGACGACGATGCGGGACGTGCTGGGCGAGCGCTCGCCACACCTCGAAGAGTGGGTGACGAGCCAGTGGGAACGCGCCCGGAAATTCCGCCTGAAGACCCACGAGGACGGGTATGTCGTACTCGAAGCCGAAAGCGACGACCTGATGGGCAACGTCGCCCGGCCGAAACTCGACGATGACCACCTCCGAGCCCCCATCTCGGACTCGGAGTCGTGGGTCAATGAGGACGCCACCGCCGAAATCAAGCGCACGCTGTACGAGGCAGGCTATCCGGTCCGGGACGACCGCGACCTCGAAACGGGCGACGCCATCGACATGGACCTTCGCCTGCGCCTGCGGGACTACCAGCAGGACTGGGTGGAACGATTCACCGAACAGGGCTCGGGCGTGTTCGTCGGCCCGCCCGGTTCAGGCAAGACTGTCGCCGCGATGGGTGCGATGGCCGCTATCAGCGGCGAAACGCTGATTCTCGTCCCCTCGCGGGAACTCGCGACTCAGTGGCACGACGAACTGGTCCGGCACACCTCGCTGACCGACGACGACATCGGCGAGTACCACGGCGGCGAGAAGTCTATCCGCCCCGTTACCATCGCCACCTACCGTACTGCTGGGATGGACCGACACCGGAAGCTATTCGACCAGCGCAAGTGGGGCCTCATCGTCTTCGATGAGGTCCACCACGTCCCGTCGCCGATTCACCGTCGGAGCGCGGACCTCCAGACCAAACACCGACTGGGGCTTACCGCCACACCGACCAGAGAGAGCGACGACGAGGAGGAGATATTCACGCTCATCGGCCCACCTATCGGGACGGACTGGGGCAAGTTGTTCGACGAGGGTTACGTCGCCGAACCGGAGGTCGAAATCCGCCTTGTTCCGTGGGGGAACGAGACGGAACAGTCCGAGTACAGTTCCACCTCGGGCCACGACCGCCGGCAGGCCGCCGCCAGCAACACCGGGAAGATCGACGAGATACGCTATGCGCTGGCCGAGAACCCGGCCGCAAAGGCACTGGTGTTCATCGAGTATCTCGACCAAGGTGAGGCTATTAGCGAGGCCATCGATGCGCCGTTTATCAGCGGCGAGACGCCACACGCCCGCCGGGAGAAGCTGTTCGACGAGTTCCGCCGTGGCGAACTGAACACGCTGGTCGTCTCTCGCGTCGGCGACGAGGGGATCGACCTGCCGGACGCCGAACTCGCGCTCGTCGCCTCTGGACTGGGTGGGTCCCGTCGGCAGGGCGCACAGCGGGCCGGGCGGACGATGCGCCCTGCCGGCGACGCCCGGATGGTCATTCTCGCGACGCGAGGGACGACGGAGGAGGACTTCGTCCGCCGCCAGATGCGCCACCTCGCTTCGAAGGGCATCCGCGTGACCGAGACAGAGGCCGAGGCTGTCGAGCCACCGGCAAAGACAGAGTGA
- a CDS encoding class I SAM-dependent methyltransferase, producing MNRRDIVREGYDDIAAAYAAQRDGEGRERDLVAGLADRLPAESRVLDAGCGAGTPAMDVLETDHTVTGLDLSREQLQMAGERLPGSRLCQGDLAALPFPADTFDAVVSLHAVIHVPRAEHAGVFAEFERVLKPGGRLLAALGDEQWEGHNEDWLGTDTEMAWSFHGRERNRELLTEAGFSVIDVETVDDELGGVFAFFQARA from the coding sequence ATGAACCGACGCGACATCGTCCGCGAGGGCTACGACGATATCGCCGCGGCATACGCAGCCCAGCGTGACGGCGAGGGTCGCGAGCGCGATCTGGTCGCGGGCCTCGCGGATCGGCTACCTGCCGAGAGTCGGGTCCTCGATGCCGGCTGTGGCGCTGGGACGCCAGCGATGGACGTTCTCGAAACCGATCACACCGTCACAGGGCTAGATCTCTCTCGCGAGCAGCTACAGATGGCAGGCGAACGGCTCCCCGGATCGCGGCTCTGTCAGGGAGATCTGGCAGCGCTGCCGTTCCCGGCAGACACGTTCGACGCGGTCGTCTCACTGCACGCGGTCATCCACGTCCCACGAGCGGAACACGCCGGCGTCTTCGCCGAGTTTGAGCGCGTGCTCAAACCGGGCGGTCGACTACTGGCCGCGCTGGGCGACGAACAATGGGAAGGCCACAACGAGGACTGGCTGGGGACCGATACCGAGATGGCCTGGAGCTTCCATGGCCGCGAGCGCAATCGCGAGCTACTGACCGAGGCCGGCTTCTCCGTCATCGACGTCGAGACCGTCGACGATGAACTCGGTGGGGTTTTCGCGTTTTTCCAGGCGCGAGCGTAG